The genomic DNA TGATTCGCATGGATACGGAAGAAGAGATTGAGCAAGCGATTCGACCTGAAACGGTTTGTATCTATGTAGAAACCCCTATCAATCCAACAATGGAACTTGTGAATCTTCAGGCTGTTGCCAATGTAGCAAAACGCCATGGCTTACGTGTTGTTGTCGATAATACATTCACTTCACCCTATTTACAAAATCCATTGGACATCGGTGCTGATTTCGTGGTGCACAGTGCAACAAAATATATTAATGGACATGGAGATGTCATTGCTGGGCTACTAGTTGGGAATGATAAGGAAGAGATTGAGTCGATTCGGATGTCTGTGCAAAAAGATTATGGTGGCATAATCTCGCCGTTTGATGCATGGCTCTTAATTCGTGGTTTGAAAACGTTGTCGATTCGAATGGAACGCCATTCGTCGAATGCGGAAAAACTAATTGCCTATTTAAAGAAACAGAAACTGGTCGAGGCGGTTTATTATCCTTTTGACGTCGATAATCCGCAATATGCGCTTGCTAAACGTCAAATGCTGGCGGGCGGTGGCATTATTTCATTCACAGTAAAAGGTGGCAAAGAAGGCGCACAGTTGTTAATGGATCGTCTTTCTCTCATTAAAATTGCGGTTAGCCTTGGCGACGCGGAAACGCTTATCCAGCATCCAGCAACGATGACACATTCGGGTGTTCCAGAAGGAGAGCGTAGGCAAATGGGGATTGAGGATTCTTTGTTAAGGCTGTCGGTTGGTTTAGAGCATGCGGATGACTTGATTGCTGATTTCACGCAGGCTTTTGCAGTGGTTGAAATGATGATGACGAAACATTTGTAAGAAAACCAGCTGCCTTGAGAATATTAAGGCAGCTGGTTTGGATTTATCGTTTAAAGATGCTTGACGAGCACTTCAACAAAGCGTTCAAGGCCAATGCGGTCTTCTTCATTGAAACGGTTTAACTCGGGGCTATCGATATCTAGCACGCCGAGCACTAGACCTTCTTTTAGCAGGGGAATGACAATTTCTGATTGTGAAGCTGCGTCACAAGCGATATGCCCTGGAAACGCATTGACATCTGCTACGATGATACTTTCTTTATTTTGCGCTGCAGTACCGCAAACTCCTTTTCCGAGTGGGATGCGAATACAAGCAGGAAGACCTTGGAAAGGGCCGAGTACGAGTTGTTGTTCATCCATCATGTAAAAGCCAGCCCAATTAATACGGTCAAAAAACTGATTGACCAATGCGGAAGCGTTGCTCAAATTAGCATACATATTTTTTTCACCCGTTAACAATACGTCTAATTGGTTGGCTAATTGTTCGTAGCTTTGTTGTGCATCAGTTGAATAATCCATTTTTACGAACATTATGAACACCTCTCTTTTTCATAATAGTATACGTCCAATACGTGATATTGGCTAATTGTAGCGGCGTATCACAGACTTTTCGCTAAAAATCATTCATTTTCGCAACCAAAAGTCTTTAAACGTGGTACTATATAGGATAATATCATGGTATAGCGACTCGGGACAGGGGGACCACGATGAAATACTTCATCATTCCAATTATTATACTCATCATACTAACAACAATCGCTTTCTTATTCAGACGCAAACATCTTCAAGAAATCAACCGGTTGGAACAAGAAAAGCTACAGATTCAACATAAACCGATTTTAGAAGAGCTGACGAAAGTGAAACAATTGAATATGACGGGTGAAACCGAGGAGAAATTCGAACGCTGGCGCAGTGAATGGACAGAAGTGATGGATGTACATATGCCGACAATTGATTCACTATTATTCGATGTGGAAGATGCAGTCGACCGATTCCGTTTCGGAAAAGCAACAGCGATCGAAAAAGAAATTCGGGAAAAAACCCAATTTTGCGATAAAAAAATGAATGACATTTTGTATGAACTAAACGAATTAGTCGGCAGTGAAGAGAAAAATCGGATTGAAATTGAACAATTGAAAGACCAGTATCGTGCTGCGAGAAAGACCGTTCTTGCGCATCAACATTCATTTGGTAAGACGGCAGATCCGCTTGATAAGGAATTAGAATCCTTTAATCCGAAATTGAATGAATACGACGAGTTAACCGCAAATGGCAATTATCTGCTTGCGCGGGAAATCGTGATTTCATTGTCTGAACAAGGAAATCGATTATTTACACTTATTCATGACATTCCAACACTATTGACAGAGCTGCAACATAAAATTCCGACGACCATCCGCGAACTCCGAAACGGTGTACGCGAAATGGAAGATAACGCTTATTACTTAGGGCATCTCGAATTGCCAAAGCATTTTGCTGCTATTGAGGCCGAACTGGAAGAGATGCTAGTAAAAATGGTGGAACTTAAAATTGAACCGATTCAACAGCGAACAATCGAATTGAACGATTGGATCGATTCGTTTTATGATGCACTGGAGAATGAAGTAAATGCAAAACATTATGTCGATGAACACTATGAGGAGATTGCGGAGCAATTAACCAACCTAATCGCTGTGACGAAAGATACTTTAAACGAAGCGATTTTCGTTCAACAAAGTTATCGACTAGACGAGAAAGAAGCGCAAATTCCACAAGTAGCACTGAAAAAAATAACGGCAATCGATCAGCGTTTTGAAGTGCTGACAGCCCGATTTGAGGATCAGCTTTCTGCTTACTCAGGTTTACAGGATGAATTGCAAAGTATTACTGAAGAGTTGGAACAAATTGCGGATGAACGGGAAAGTTTTGCGAACCGTCTGAAAAACTTACGTATCAATGAAAATAATGTGCGTGAAAAACTGGACGAATTATCTCGAAACTTACAAAATATTGAACGGAAGCTGCATAGAGGGAATATTCCAGGCATTCCAGATGATATGGAGGCACATCTTGAAGAAGCGGATGAGCAGATTTATATCGTGACGCAAAGTTTACAGGAAGTCCCTCTTAACATGTTTGTTGTCGATTCATACTTGGAGAATGCACAAAAAGCAGTGGATGATGTTAGCGTGAAAGTCGAAGAGTTACTTGAAAATGTCATGCTTATTGAATGGATTATTCAATATGGTAATCGATATCGAACGTCTAATCCGGAAATTCATGCACGTCTTTTGGAAGCCGAAGAATCGTTTATGCAGTTCCGTTACGCGAAAGCATTAGAAGAGGCGGCAACGGCAGTTGAAGAATTAGAACCAGGTGCGATGAAGCGCATCGAGGAACTTGTGAAAGAGCATGCTTAACTTGAATCAGAAGGAATTCCTTCGAGTTAGATGCCATTACACAGGGACGCAATAGATGATTGATGATGGAAAAACAGCCACCAGCATGATTGTTGCAGGTGGCTTTGTCACGCTTATCTTTCTTCAGCACTCTGTTGAAGAAAGATAAGCACCTCCGGACGCAATTACGCCTTGGCGTAATTGATGATACGGCAAGTGAAAGGATGGTACGAATGATTTATTTAGACAACAGTGCGACGACGGCACCTGATGAGGGTGTATTGACGTCGTTTTTAGAAGTGAATAGACGTTTTTATGCAAATCCAGCTTCGATTCATCTCGCAGGTAAGCAAACAGAGTCGTTGTTAGAAAAGTCGAGGCAGCAAATTTTGTCGATTGTCGGTGCGCTTGATGGAGAGGTGATCTTTACCTCTGGGGGAACTGAATCGAATAATTTAGCGGTAATTGGCTTTGCACAAGCATTTCGCACAAGAGGTAATCATATTATTACGACCGAAATTGAGCATCCATCCGTCCTGCGTGCTATGGAATATTTGGAAATGCAAGGCTTTGAAGTGGATTATTTAGCGGTAGATAAGCAAGGAATGATTTCGCTCGATGAGTTGGAAAACAAGCTACGCAAGGAAACGATTTTGGTGAGCATCATGCATGTCAACAACGAGATTGGCACTGTTCAACCGATTGCTGCCTGTGCACGCTTGATCCGGGAAAAGACGCGAGCTGTATTTCATTCTGATACGGTTCAAAGCTTTGGAAAACTGCCTGTTTCATTAAAGGATACAGGCTTAGATGCGATTACGATTTCAGCACATAAAATAAATGGCTTGAAAGGATCGGGTGCTTTAATTGTAAGAAAAGGCGTGAAACCAGTGGCTGTTAACTTTGGTGGCGGTCAAGAACAAGGACTGAGGAGCGGTACGGTAGCTGTTCCGAACGCGGTAGCACTTGCAAAAGCGATGCGAATTACTGCGAGAGACGAAGAGCATGTTGTTTTTAAGCAGTGGAGAAATCGACTTGTTGATTTTATGAAGCAGTATGAGGATATTTTAGTGTTAGCTCCTGACAAGGCCGCACCGCATATTTTATCCATCGCTTTTTATAAAATAAAAGGTGAGGTAGCTGTGAATTATTTTCAGGAAAATGGCATTACGGTTTCGACCTCAAGTGCCTGTTCATCGAAAAGTGGGACAGCAGGACATGTGATTGAAGCAATTAGAGTACCTGAAAAATTTAAAAATGGCGTCATTCGCATTAGTTTCGGAGAAAATAATGTAGAGCAACATATCGTGAAATTGGAGCAAGTATGTGCGCAGTTTATGGAACTGCTTGGAAGGGGAAATCAGTAATGGAGTGGAACGAGTTATTAATTCGATATGGTGAAATTTCTTTAAAGGGGCGGAATCGCAATGTCTTTGTGCGAAAACTGCGTAACAATATAAAAGATGCATTAAGTGATTTACAAACAGTTGTCATTAAGCCTGAGCGCGATCGCATGTTTTTATATGCGGATGACCCAAATGACATGAAAGAAGCGATTGCAAGGCTGCCGCAAATTTTTGGTATCCAGTCGTTCAGTCCTGTTGCAAAATGTGAGGCATCTTTAGACGCGATAAAAGAAACGGCGCTTGCTGTAATTGGCGCAGATGAAACAGCGGGAAAAACATTTAAAGTTGAAATACGACGAACGGACAAATCATTCCCACTTGTGACAAGCGAGTTGCAACAGGAAATTGGAGCGCATGTATTGCGTAGTTTTCCGGAACTCGGCGTTAAGATGAAGAAACCGGACATTTTGTTGAATGTGGAAATTCGAAGTGAAGGTGCTTTCTTGACAGCAAAAGTGCATAAAGGCGCAGGTGGAATGCCAGTTGGTTCGAATGGACATTCGATTCTAATGTTATCTGGTGGGATCGACAGTCCGGTTGCGGGGTATTTAATGATGAAACGCGGCGTATCGATCGACGCAATTCACTTTGCAAGCCCACCGTTTACAAGTGAATTGGCACAAAAGAAAGTGATGGATCTTGCGGAAAAACTCAGTACATTTGGAGCGGCAGTTCGCTTACATGTCATTCCGTTTACTGAAATTCAGCAAACAATTGTTCAGAACGTGCCGGATAATGTGTCCATGACGACGACGCGCAGAATTATGTTGCAAATTGCAGATAAGGTTCGTGCGGAACAAGGAGCACTTGCGATTGTGACAGGTGAAAGCTTAGGACAAGTGGCAAGTCAAACGTTGGAGAGTTTAACGGCTATTAATGCAGTGACATCTACGCCAATTTTACGCCCGCTCATTGCGACAGATAAACTTGAAATTATTGACATTGCTCAAAAAATTGGCACATACGATATCTCGATTAGACCATATGAAGATTGCTGTACAATCTTCTCGCCGTCTAATCCGAAAACGAAACCAAAGCTTGAAAAAGTCGTGTATTATGAAAGCTTTTCTGACTTCGAGCCGATGATTGAAGAAGCGGTTGAAAAACGGACGATTATTGAGTTACCATTACAGCCGAAAGATGATTTTGAAGACTTACTGTAAGCGTTGAAAAAATTACCAATCAACCTTCTGCATGAATTTAAGGATGCTGCGCATTCTATATGCACAAGGAGGTGACACACAATGCCAAACAGTAATAATTCAAATCAACTTGTCGTTCCAGGTGTGAAACAAGCACTTGACCAAATGAAGAACGAAATTGCCAACGAATTTGGTGTACAAATGGGGCCAGACGCTACATCGCGTGCCAACGGATCCGTCGGCGGAGAAATTACAAAGCGATTAGTGCGTCAGGCACAGCAACAAATGAACGGATATCCTAAAAAATAAATACAACAAAAATGCTGTTCCGATGAATTTTTCGGGGCAGCATTTTTGTTTTGTGAATGTTATGCTAATCGATTTGGGTGAATTTCTTAATATTCCCTTTTAGAATTCTACATGAATTTCGGATAATGGCACATTCTATATGCACAAGGAGGTGACACACAATGCCAAACAACGGGAATTCAAATCAACTTGTCGTTCCAGGTGTGAAACAAGCACTTGACCAAATGAAGAACGAAATTGCCAACGAATTTGGTGTGCAAATGGGGCCAGATGCTACATCGCGTGCTAACGGCTCTGTCGGTGGTGAAATTACGAAACGATTAGTGCGTCAAGCGCAACAACAAATGAATGGTCGTCAATCATAACATAAACATGCAGTACTCCAACCGAGCTTGTTGTTTAACAGTATAAGCAAAGTCGTATGCATTTAAACGACTACAGCTCAAATGGTGTAAATTTCCTGAGTGGAATATGCATGGATTTACGATTGCGGCACATTCTATATGCACAAGGAGGTGACACACAATGCCAAACAGCGGAAATTCAAATCAACTTGTCGTTCCAGGTGTGAAACAAGCACTTGACCAAATGAAGAACGAAATTGCTAGCGAATTTGGAGTGCAACTTGGACCAGACGCTACATCGCGTGCCAACGGATCCGTCGGCGGAGAAATTACAAAGCGATTAGTACGTCAGGCTCAACAGCAAATGAACGGTTACCAAAAATAAATAATCATTTGAAAAGCTGTTCCAGAAATTTTCTGGGGCGGCTTTTCACATTTTTATTGTTGGCAATCAGTATTTTGGGGGTAGGAAAAAGTTGTTATTCAACCTTTTCTAAACTCATGAATGATCTTGGAAGCATTGCCGGATCTAATTAACA from Sporosarcina sp. FSL K6-1522 includes the following:
- the ezrA gene encoding septation ring formation regulator EzrA yields the protein MKYFIIPIIILIILTTIAFLFRRKHLQEINRLEQEKLQIQHKPILEELTKVKQLNMTGETEEKFERWRSEWTEVMDVHMPTIDSLLFDVEDAVDRFRFGKATAIEKEIREKTQFCDKKMNDILYELNELVGSEEKNRIEIEQLKDQYRAARKTVLAHQHSFGKTADPLDKELESFNPKLNEYDELTANGNYLLAREIVISLSEQGNRLFTLIHDIPTLLTELQHKIPTTIRELRNGVREMEDNAYYLGHLELPKHFAAIEAELEEMLVKMVELKIEPIQQRTIELNDWIDSFYDALENEVNAKHYVDEHYEEIAEQLTNLIAVTKDTLNEAIFVQQSYRLDEKEAQIPQVALKKITAIDQRFEVLTARFEDQLSAYSGLQDELQSITEELEQIADERESFANRLKNLRINENNVREKLDELSRNLQNIERKLHRGNIPGIPDDMEAHLEEADEQIYIVTQSLQEVPLNMFVVDSYLENAQKAVDDVSVKVEELLENVMLIEWIIQYGNRYRTSNPEIHARLLEAEESFMQFRYAKALEEAATAVEELEPGAMKRIEELVKEHA
- a CDS encoding alpha/beta-type small acid-soluble spore protein gives rise to the protein MPNSGNSNQLVVPGVKQALDQMKNEIASEFGVQLGPDATSRANGSVGGEITKRLVRQAQQQMNGYQK
- a CDS encoding cysteine desulfurase family protein, which translates into the protein MIYLDNSATTAPDEGVLTSFLEVNRRFYANPASIHLAGKQTESLLEKSRQQILSIVGALDGEVIFTSGGTESNNLAVIGFAQAFRTRGNHIITTEIEHPSVLRAMEYLEMQGFEVDYLAVDKQGMISLDELENKLRKETILVSIMHVNNEIGTVQPIAACARLIREKTRAVFHSDTVQSFGKLPVSLKDTGLDAITISAHKINGLKGSGALIVRKGVKPVAVNFGGGQEQGLRSGTVAVPNAVALAKAMRITARDEEHVVFKQWRNRLVDFMKQYEDILVLAPDKAAPHILSIAFYKIKGEVAVNYFQENGITVSTSSACSSKSGTAGHVIEAIRVPEKFKNGVIRISFGENNVEQHIVKLEQVCAQFMELLGRGNQ
- a CDS encoding GAF domain-containing protein, with amino-acid sequence MFVKMDYSTDAQQSYEQLANQLDVLLTGEKNMYANLSNASALVNQFFDRINWAGFYMMDEQQLVLGPFQGLPACIRIPLGKGVCGTAAQNKESIIVADVNAFPGHIACDAASQSEIVIPLLKEGLVLGVLDIDSPELNRFNEEDRIGLERFVEVLVKHL
- the megL gene encoding methionine gamma-lyase, with product MNEDYLHKDTTVIHSGYDSNAHHGSLAVPLYQTSTYVFETAVQGENRFSGEEEGNIYSRLGNPTVRVLEERMTVLENGKGALAFGSGMAAVSAILVHLTKTGDHILCSRGIYGCTFGLLSIMQKKYNITHDLIRMDTEEEIEQAIRPETVCIYVETPINPTMELVNLQAVANVAKRHGLRVVVDNTFTSPYLQNPLDIGADFVVHSATKYINGHGDVIAGLLVGNDKEEIESIRMSVQKDYGGIISPFDAWLLIRGLKTLSIRMERHSSNAEKLIAYLKKQKLVEAVYYPFDVDNPQYALAKRQMLAGGGIISFTVKGGKEGAQLLMDRLSLIKIAVSLGDAETLIQHPATMTHSGVPEGERRQMGIEDSLLRLSVGLEHADDLIADFTQAFAVVEMMMTKHL
- a CDS encoding alpha/beta-type small acid-soluble spore protein, which translates into the protein MPNNGNSNQLVVPGVKQALDQMKNEIANEFGVQMGPDATSRANGSVGGEITKRLVRQAQQQMNGRQS
- a CDS encoding alpha/beta-type small acid-soluble spore protein, giving the protein MPNSNNSNQLVVPGVKQALDQMKNEIANEFGVQMGPDATSRANGSVGGEITKRLVRQAQQQMNGYPKK
- the thiI gene encoding tRNA uracil 4-sulfurtransferase ThiI, producing MEWNELLIRYGEISLKGRNRNVFVRKLRNNIKDALSDLQTVVIKPERDRMFLYADDPNDMKEAIARLPQIFGIQSFSPVAKCEASLDAIKETALAVIGADETAGKTFKVEIRRTDKSFPLVTSELQQEIGAHVLRSFPELGVKMKKPDILLNVEIRSEGAFLTAKVHKGAGGMPVGSNGHSILMLSGGIDSPVAGYLMMKRGVSIDAIHFASPPFTSELAQKKVMDLAEKLSTFGAAVRLHVIPFTEIQQTIVQNVPDNVSMTTTRRIMLQIADKVRAEQGALAIVTGESLGQVASQTLESLTAINAVTSTPILRPLIATDKLEIIDIAQKIGTYDISIRPYEDCCTIFSPSNPKTKPKLEKVVYYESFSDFEPMIEEAVEKRTIIELPLQPKDDFEDLL